One Sphaeramia orbicularis chromosome 21, fSphaOr1.1, whole genome shotgun sequence DNA window includes the following coding sequences:
- the LOC115412312 gene encoding inosine-uridine preferring nucleoside hydrolase, with protein sequence MAVFIRCFVEVRRSRIFKPFVGRLWAADHCCLETERRRSFSHSAAAGIIMAKKVLVDVDTGVDDAQSIMMALAQPTVQILGITCVHGNTTVENVCKNTLRVLQTCNRLEIPVFKGAEKPILGKCIDAGDFHGKDGLGDAPDPNAPGLDLVQTEGAVSAMIRIVNENPGEVSLVATGPLTNLALAVRMDPSFPSKLCGLYIMGGNTESRGNTTVCGEFNFAADPEGAYIVLNEYLCPTYLACWEFTCYNKLSWEFCDAWLSQDTDKARFMARIFNHSLKVSQTERFEKEFIVGPGFVSCDSYAMAAAINDAFVLESDQHPVSVELTGTHTRGMMVVDTVGFMKKTHKAFILKKVNLEILKEMLMAALK encoded by the exons ATGGCGGTTTTCATCCGATGTTTTGTTGAAGTAAGAAGAAGTCGGATTTTTAAGCCATTTGTGGGAAG GTTGTGGGCAGCTGACCATTGCTGTTTAGAGACTGAAAGAAGAAGATCGTTCTCACATTCAGCTGCAG CTGGGATCATCATGGCTAAGAAGGTGTTAGTGGACGTAGACACTGGTGTGGACGATGCTCAGTCCATTATGATGGCTTTAGCCCAACCCACGGTACAGATTCTGGGCATCACCTGCGTTCACGGAAACACCACAGTGGAAAATGTGTGTAAGAACACACTACGTGTCCTACAAACCTGCAATAGATTAGAG ATCCCAGTGTTTAAAGGCGCTGAGAAGCCGATCCTTGGGAAATGCATTgatgcaggagactttcatggtAAGGACGGGCTGGGAGATGCTCCAGACCCGAATgctcctggtctggacctggttcaGACGGAGGGCGCCGTATCGGCTATGATCAGGATAGTCAACGAAAACCCCGGAGAG gtaTCACTGGTCGCCACAGGTCCACTCACCAACCTGGCTCTGGCGGTCAGAATGGACCCTTCGTTCCCAAGCAAACTCTGCGGACTCTACATCATGGGAGGCAACACAGAGT CACGAGGAAACACCACGGTGTGTGGTGAGTTCAATTTTGCTGCAGATCCAGAAGGCGCCTACATTGTCCTGAATGAATACCTGTGTCCCACGTACTTGGCCTGCTGGGAGTTTACCTGTTATAACAAGCTGTCCTGG GAATTCTGTGATGCCTGGCTGAGCCAAGACACGGATAAAGCTCGCTTCATGGCCCGCATCTTCAACCACAGCCTCAAAGTTTCACAAACCGAGCGCTTCGAGAAGGAGTTTATCGTCGGGCCAGGGTTTGTTTCATGTGATTCATACGCAATGGCAGCAGCAATCAACGATGCATTCGTCTTAGAAAGCGACCAGCATCCAGTTAGtgtagagctgacaggaacacacACCAGGGGCATGATGGTAGTGGATACTGTGGGCTTCATGAAGAAGACTCATAAGGCCTTCATCCTGAAGAAGGTGAACTTGGAGATATTAAAGGAGATGCTGATGGCCGCTCTGAAGTGA